One window of the Oceanivirga salmonicida genome contains the following:
- the ileS gene encoding isoleucine--tRNA ligase, whose product MKIDYAKTLNLPKTSFKMKANLPQKEGLMIRDWQKSKLYEKSISDKTKPVYFLHDGPPYANGDIHIGHALNKVLKDIILKYKRMQGFHAPFIPGWDTHGLPIEWKIIQEKGEKIANMTALELRQECKKYALKEVEKQKKDFIKLGILADWDNPYITLNSDFEAEELRVFKQIYENGYVFKGLKPVYWSPTTETALAEAEIEYKDVTSYAIYVKMQLDKDALEKLNIDEASIIIWTTTPWTIPANLGIALNAEFEYGVYKTNKGNVIVAKELAKTAFSKMNLEYELIKEFKGDLLEKTHYYHPIFDRKGLVILGEHVTLEAGTGCVHTAPGHGADDFIVGNKYELGVLSPVDNKGHMTFEAGKYEGMFYAKANKEIIKDMEESGHILFTEQITHSYPHDWRSKKPVIFRATEQWFINITESDIRQNALNALKEVKFYPDWGRNRINAMLEGRPDWTISRQRVWGVPIPIFYNKKNEVIYEPEIMDKVIELVKKEGTDIWWKYSASEIIGEKLLAKYNLKGEELRKEKSILDVWFDSGVTHRSVIIPREYNRPVDLYLEGSDQHRGWFQSSLLTSISSTKDAPYKKILTHGFVNDAQGRKMSKSIGNTIAPKEVIEKYGADILRLWASSVDYREDVRLSTNILDRMSDSYRKIRNTSRYLLGNISDFNYADDKVAYEDMLEIDKWAMNKLERLKEKVEKLYDNFEFYSLFQEIVYFCIVDMSSFYLDIIKDRLYCEHKTSLKRRSAQTVLVEVLQVLVRVTAPVLSFTAEEIWSKLPEELRETESVHLASWLEKNPEYKDDKLEAKWAKLHNLRKEVNKKIEEKRQNGEIGLSLDALVILNIKNKDYEFVKEYSEWDISDIFLVSQVEYSDEQLIETEISDISVRIEKAKGEKCERCWKYSVDTGNSEFGMVTPRDAAVLKLMKENGELDGIIEE is encoded by the coding sequence GTATTAAAGGATATAATATTAAAGTATAAGAGAATGCAAGGATTTCATGCACCATTTATACCAGGTTGGGACACACATGGATTACCTATTGAATGGAAAATAATTCAAGAAAAAGGCGAAAAAATAGCTAATATGACAGCCTTAGAATTAAGACAAGAATGTAAAAAATATGCATTAAAAGAAGTAGAAAAACAAAAAAAGGATTTTATAAAATTAGGAATATTGGCTGATTGGGACAATCCATATATAACTTTAAATTCTGATTTTGAAGCAGAAGAGTTAAGAGTATTTAAGCAAATTTATGAAAATGGTTATGTATTTAAAGGATTAAAACCGGTTTATTGGTCTCCAACTACTGAAACAGCCTTAGCAGAAGCAGAAATAGAGTATAAAGATGTAACATCTTATGCTATTTATGTAAAAATGCAACTAGATAAAGATGCCTTAGAAAAATTAAATATAGATGAAGCAAGTATAATAATATGGACAACAACTCCATGGACTATACCTGCTAATTTAGGTATAGCATTAAATGCTGAATTTGAATATGGAGTATATAAAACAAATAAAGGAAATGTTATAGTTGCAAAAGAATTAGCAAAAACAGCTTTTTCTAAAATGAATTTAGAATATGAACTAATAAAAGAATTTAAAGGAGATTTATTAGAAAAGACTCACTATTATCACCCTATATTTGATAGAAAAGGTTTAGTAATCTTAGGAGAGCATGTAACCTTAGAAGCAGGTACAGGTTGTGTTCATACAGCACCTGGGCATGGAGCAGATGACTTTATAGTTGGTAATAAATATGAATTAGGTGTATTATCGCCTGTTGATAATAAAGGGCACATGACTTTTGAAGCAGGTAAATATGAAGGAATGTTTTATGCTAAGGCAAATAAAGAAATAATAAAAGATATGGAAGAAAGTGGACATATATTATTTACTGAACAAATTACTCACTCATACCCACATGATTGGAGAAGTAAAAAGCCTGTAATTTTTAGAGCAACTGAACAATGGTTTATAAACATAACTGAAAGTGATATAAGACAAAATGCATTAAATGCACTTAAAGAAGTTAAATTTTACCCAGATTGGGGAAGAAATAGAATAAATGCAATGTTAGAAGGTAGACCTGATTGGACTATTTCTAGACAAAGAGTTTGGGGAGTACCTATACCTATATTTTATAATAAGAAAAACGAAGTAATATATGAACCAGAAATTATGGATAAAGTAATAGAATTAGTTAAAAAAGAAGGAACTGATATTTGGTGGAAATATTCTGCTTCTGAAATAATAGGAGAAAAATTATTAGCTAAGTATAATCTTAAAGGAGAAGAACTAAGAAAAGAAAAAAGTATATTAGATGTTTGGTTTGATTCAGGTGTTACACATAGATCGGTAATAATACCTCGTGAATATAATAGACCAGTAGATTTATACTTAGAAGGTTCAGATCAACATAGAGGTTGGTTCCAATCTTCATTATTAACTTCTATAAGTAGTACAAAAGATGCACCATACAAAAAAATATTAACACATGGATTTGTAAATGATGCACAAGGTAGAAAAATGAGTAAATCAATTGGAAATACTATAGCACCAAAAGAAGTTATAGAAAAGTATGGAGCAGATATACTAAGATTATGGGCATCATCAGTAGATTATCGTGAAGATGTTAGATTATCTACTAATATTTTAGATAGAATGTCTGACTCATATAGAAAGATAAGAAATACTTCAAGATATTTATTAGGAAATATTTCAGACTTTAATTATGCTGATGATAAAGTGGCATATGAAGATATGTTAGAAATAGATAAATGGGCTATGAATAAATTAGAAAGATTAAAAGAAAAAGTTGAAAAACTTTATGATAACTTTGAATTTTATAGTTTATTCCAAGAAATAGTGTATTTTTGTATAGTAGATATGTCATCATTCTATTTAGATATAATAAAAGATAGACTATACTGTGAACATAAGACTTCATTAAAAAGAAGATCTGCTCAAACTGTATTAGTGGAAGTATTACAAGTATTAGTTAGGGTAACAGCACCAGTATTATCATTTACAGCAGAAGAAATATGGTCTAAATTACCTGAAGAGTTAAGAGAAACTGAGAGTGTGCATTTAGCTTCTTGGTTAGAAAAAAATCCAGAATATAAAGATGATAAATTAGAAGCAAAATGGGCTAAACTACATAATTTGAGAAAAGAAGTAAACAAAAAAATAGAAGAAAAAAGACAAAACGGTGAAATTGGATTATCACTAGATGCTTTGGTTATATTAAATATAAAAAATAAAGATTATGAATTTGTTAAAGAGTATTCTGAGTGGGATATATCTGATATATTCTTAGTATCACAAGTAGAATATAGCGATGAACAATTAATTGAAACTGAAATATCTGATATAAGTGTAAGAATTGAAAAAGCCAAAGGAGAAAAATGTGAGAGATGCTGGAAATATAGTGTTGATACGGGAAATTCTGAATTTGGAATGGTTACACCAAGAGACGCAGCAGTTTTAAAACTTATGAAAGAAAATGGAGAATTAGATGGAATCATTGAAGAATAA
- the lspA gene encoding signal peptidase II, translated as MESLKNKSLIYIVLIFLLVSMDQLSKQAMLLLSNGVIGYSMKILGNFFRITYVENHGGVFGVFQGHIKTFTLISTILIIYIYFSELKNFSKYAPITKLGTSFIIAGAAGNMIDRFFRGYVIDMLDFRAIWHYVFNVADVYIHIGIYILVISYVINSYIKKEK; from the coding sequence ATGGAATCATTGAAGAATAAGAGTTTAATTTATATAGTATTAATATTTTTGTTAGTATCCATGGATCAATTATCTAAACAAGCAATGCTTTTATTATCTAATGGAGTTATAGGTTATTCTATGAAAATATTAGGAAACTTTTTTAGAATAACTTATGTAGAAAATCATGGTGGAGTATTTGGAGTATTTCAAGGACATATAAAAACTTTTACATTAATTAGTACAATTTTAATAATTTATATATATTTTTCTGAACTTAAAAACTTCTCTAAATATGCACCTATAACTAAATTAGGAACAAGTTTCATAATAGCAGGAGCTGCTGGTAATATGATTGATAGATTTTTTAGGGGCTATGTAATAGATATGCTTGATTTTAGAGCAATATGGCATTATGTATTCAATGTGGCAGATGTATACATACATATAGGTATATATATATTAGTGATTTCTTATGTTATTAATTCATATATTAAAAAGGAGAAATAA
- the glyQ gene encoding glycine--tRNA ligase subunit alpha — protein sequence MNFQSIILTLQEYWGKQGCIVSNPYDVETGAGTFNPDTFLMSLGPEPWKVCYVEPSRRPKDGRYGENPNRVYQHHQFQVIMKPSPDNIQELYIKSLEALGIDIKNHDIRFVEDNWESPTLGAWGLGWEVWLDGMEVTQFTYFQQVGGLEVDITPVEITYGLERIALYLQNKDNIYDLEWADGVKYGERRKQYEYEMTKYSFEVSDSKMHFTLFDMYEKEANNCIEHKLVLPAYDYVLKCSHVFNNLDARGSISTTERMSYILRVRDLAKKCAEVFVENRKALGYPLLKKEEK from the coding sequence ATGAATTTTCAAAGTATAATATTAACATTACAAGAATACTGGGGGAAACAAGGATGTATAGTTTCTAACCCATATGATGTTGAAACAGGAGCAGGGACATTTAATCCTGATACATTTTTAATGTCATTAGGTCCAGAACCTTGGAAGGTTTGTTATGTAGAACCTTCAAGAAGACCAAAAGATGGTAGATATGGAGAAAACCCTAATAGAGTTTATCAACACCATCAATTTCAAGTTATAATGAAACCTTCACCTGATAATATACAAGAACTATATATCAAAAGTTTAGAAGCATTAGGTATAGATATTAAAAATCATGATATAAGATTTGTAGAAGATAACTGGGAATCTCCAACACTAGGTGCTTGGGGATTAGGTTGGGAAGTTTGGTTAGATGGTATGGAAGTTACTCAATTTACATATTTCCAACAAGTAGGCGGTCTTGAAGTAGATATTACACCTGTTGAAATAACTTATGGACTTGAAAGAATAGCTCTATATCTACAAAATAAAGACAATATATATGATTTAGAGTGGGCAGATGGTGTTAAGTATGGTGAAAGAAGAAAACAATATGAATATGAAATGACTAAATATAGTTTTGAAGTAAGTGATAGTAAGATGCATTTTACTTTATTTGATATGTATGAAAAAGAAGCAAATAATTGTATAGAGCATAAATTAGTTTTACCTGCTTATGATTATGTTTTAAAATGTTCACATGTATTTAATAATTTAGATGCAAGAGGGAGTATAAGTACAACTGAAAGAATGTCATATATTTTAAGAGTAAGAGATTTAGCTAAAAAATGTGCTGAAGTTTTTGTTGAAAATAGAAAAGCATTGGGCTACCCATTACTTAAAAAGGAGGAAAAATAA
- the glyS gene encoding glycine--tRNA ligase subunit beta: MRLLFELGVEELPSRYVVKSEKALLENTKKLLLNNRIEVFGTKSYSSPRRLAIEIEMSDTQKDLDETKLGPAINIALKDGKPTKALLGFLASNGLKENEYSIIKTPKGEYVQISKFEKGKDTKEILAQILKTAINSLEFEKSMKWGSSQFRFIRPIKWILALVDNEVLDFSIEGIKASNITRGMREFGSQEILVKDMSKYKELLLENYVIADRENRKAKILENLPKNTEVDNSLLEEVTDLVEYPCIIVGEFNKNYLNLPEELITITMKTHQRYFPVRKEDGKLSNQFVVVRNAPVYSELVKLGNEKVIEPRLADSKFFFDEDLKINLFDNVEKLKNIMFQKDMGTIYEKMLRAKEIAKYLGADENTLRAIELSKADLVSNVINEKEFTSLQGMMGSIYAKNSKENDIVSNAIEEHYRPRFQGDDLPKSMEGAIAAISDKVDTGMGAFCVGLKPTSSKDPYAIRRAIQGVTYIALDKKLDISYVDLSKKAYEIFSNDKKVIYSNALGDFIQFFKQRLETVLSETYSKDLISYVINIETNFKNILVKLNKLNELSKTSDFANLINLLKRMKNMVKDNSNKGIDLSLIKDENEKNMINLIEKLNNNKNNFSASIDTLLENAKVINSYFDNVKINTDDEKITNNRYALLNNVLFVVGDIIEI; the protein is encoded by the coding sequence ATGAGACTTTTATTTGAATTAGGAGTTGAAGAATTACCTTCAAGATATGTAGTAAAATCAGAAAAAGCACTACTTGAAAATACTAAAAAACTGTTATTAAATAATAGAATAGAAGTGTTTGGAACTAAAAGTTATAGTTCTCCTAGAAGATTAGCCATTGAAATTGAAATGAGTGATACTCAAAAAGATTTAGATGAAACTAAATTAGGACCAGCAATTAACATAGCATTAAAAGATGGGAAGCCAACTAAGGCATTACTAGGTTTTTTAGCATCTAATGGTTTAAAAGAAAATGAATATAGCATTATTAAAACTCCTAAGGGAGAATATGTACAAATATCTAAGTTTGAAAAAGGAAAAGATACTAAGGAAATATTAGCCCAAATTTTAAAAACTGCTATTAACTCATTAGAATTTGAAAAAAGTATGAAATGGGGAAGTAGTCAATTTAGATTTATAAGACCTATAAAATGGATTTTAGCATTAGTAGATAATGAAGTTCTAGATTTTAGTATTGAAGGTATCAAGGCTAGTAATATAACTCGTGGTATGAGAGAGTTTGGAAGTCAAGAAATATTAGTAAAAGATATGTCTAAATATAAAGAACTTTTATTAGAAAATTATGTTATAGCAGATAGAGAAAATAGAAAAGCCAAAATATTAGAAAATTTACCTAAAAATACTGAAGTAGATAACTCTTTATTAGAAGAAGTTACAGATTTAGTAGAATATCCATGTATAATAGTTGGAGAATTCAATAAAAATTATTTAAATTTACCAGAGGAATTAATAACTATAACTATGAAAACTCATCAAAGATATTTCCCAGTAAGAAAAGAAGATGGTAAGTTATCTAACCAATTTGTAGTTGTTAGAAATGCACCAGTTTATTCTGAATTGGTTAAATTAGGTAATGAAAAAGTAATAGAACCAAGATTAGCGGATTCTAAATTTTTCTTTGATGAAGATTTAAAAATTAATTTATTTGATAATGTAGAAAAATTAAAAAATATTATGTTCCAAAAAGATATGGGAACTATATATGAAAAAATGTTAAGAGCAAAAGAAATAGCAAAATATTTAGGAGCAGATGAAAATACTTTAAGAGCCATAGAATTATCTAAGGCTGATTTGGTTTCTAATGTAATAAATGAAAAAGAATTTACAAGTTTACAAGGTATGATGGGATCTATTTACGCTAAGAATAGCAAAGAAAATGATATAGTTTCTAATGCAATAGAAGAACATTATAGACCAAGATTTCAAGGAGATGATTTACCTAAATCAATGGAAGGTGCAATAGCAGCAATATCAGATAAAGTTGATACTGGTATGGGAGCATTTTGTGTAGGACTAAAACCTACTAGTTCAAAAGACCCTTATGCTATAAGACGGGCTATACAAGGTGTAACTTATATTGCACTAGATAAAAAATTAGATATATCTTATGTGGACTTATCTAAAAAAGCATATGAAATATTTAGTAATGATAAAAAAGTAATATATTCTAATGCTTTGGGAGATTTTATACAATTTTTCAAACAAAGATTAGAAACAGTATTGTCTGAAACATATAGCAAAGACCTTATTTCTTATGTGATAAATATAGAAACTAACTTTAAAAATATTTTGGTAAAATTAAATAAATTAAATGAACTATCTAAAACAAGTGATTTTGCTAATTTAATAAATTTACTAAAAAGAATGAAAAATATGGTAAAAGATAATAGTAATAAAGGTATAGATTTAAGTTTAATTAAAGATGAAAATGAAAAAAATATGATAAATTTAATAGAAAAATTAAATAATAATAAGAATAATTTTTCTGCTTCAATAGATACATTATTAGAAAATGCCAAAGTTATAAATTCATATTTTGATAATGTAAAAATTAATACAGATGATGAAAAAATAACTAATAATAGATATGCATTATTAAATAATGTTTTATTCGTGGTTGGAGATATTATAGAAATATAA
- a CDS encoding Fic family protein: MLNNILQEFLQEKKMKLKGRIYHYTQINFAYNSNHIEGSSLTEEETKYIYETNSFISDKEKITKIDDIIEAKNHFKCFDYILDTINEPLSEKLIKDLHKILKTNTNDSEIDWFAVGEYKKKPNFISNLKTTSPKQVRFEMKALLDKYNEIPIKKIENIIDFHYNFETIHPFQDGNGRVGRLIMFRQCLKNNIVPFIISEEYKLFYYRGLKKYNEDKAFLIDTCLSCQDKYKEILKKLKVGDQL; this comes from the coding sequence ATGTTAAATAATATATTGCAAGAATTTTTACAAGAAAAGAAAATGAAATTAAAAGGTAGAATTTACCATTATACACAAATAAATTTTGCATATAATTCTAATCATATTGAGGGAAGTTCTTTAACAGAAGAAGAAACTAAATACATATATGAAACTAATTCTTTTATATCTGATAAAGAAAAAATTACCAAAATTGATGATATAATAGAAGCCAAAAATCATTTTAAATGTTTTGACTATATCTTAGATACCATTAATGAGCCTTTAAGTGAAAAATTAATAAAAGATTTACACAAAATTTTAAAAACTAACACTAATGATAGTGAAATAGACTGGTTTGCAGTTGGAGAATACAAGAAAAAACCTAATTTTATTAGTAATTTAAAAACAACTAGTCCCAAACAAGTAAGATTTGAAATGAAAGCATTATTAGATAAATATAATGAGATACCAATTAAAAAAATAGAAAATATAATTGATTTTCATTATAATTTTGAAACTATACACCCTTTTCAAGATGGAAATGGTAGAGTTGGTAGACTTATAATGTTTAGGCAGTGTTTGAAAAATAATATAGTACCATTTATTATAAGTGAAGAATATAAGTTATTTTATTATAGGGGTTTGAAAAAATATAATGAAGATAAAGCATTTTTAATAGATACTTGTTTATCTTGCCAAGATAAATATAAAGAAATATTAAAAAAATTAAAAGTAGGAGACCAACTATAA
- a CDS encoding Fic/DOC family protein codes for MTLKDIEKFYNSIDKDEEEKYSKLKCYDIYSKKIKFKNKIGTIENLIEIHKYIFDKVYGNFAGLVRDKPLYKGNFIFCMPIYINSNIEQINNNFAKTIDDIIEKYCDVNVLHPFYEGNGRSTRIWLDLILIKKFKAAIDWNKVNKKDYLDAMKKSIVNTDDIKEILKNAITTNIDDRELFMKGIDASYEIENINNYNTKDLVKGE; via the coding sequence ATGACATTAAAAGATATTGAAAAATTCTATAATTCTATTGATAAAGATGAAGAAGAAAAATACAGTAAACTTAAATGTTATGATATTTATTCTAAAAAAATTAAATTTAAAAATAAAATTGGAACTATTGAAAACCTAATAGAAATACATAAATATATTTTTGATAAAGTTTATGGGAATTTTGCTGGATTGGTAAGAGATAAACCTTTATACAAAGGCAATTTCATATTTTGTATGCCAATATACATTAATAGCAATATAGAGCAAATAAATAATAATTTTGCCAAAACAATAGATGATATTATAGAAAAATATTGTGATGTAAATGTGTTACACCCTTTTTATGAAGGAAATGGTAGAAGTACAAGAATTTGGCTAGACTTGATATTAATTAAGAAATTTAAAGCAGCAATAGATTGGAATAAGGTAAATAAAAAAGATTATTTAGATGCTATGAAAAAAAGTATTGTTAATACTGATGATATAAAAGAGATTTTAAAAAATGCTATTACAACTAATATAGATGATAGAGAATTATTTATGAAAGGAATAGATGCATCTTATGAAATTGAAAATATTAATAATTACAATACAAAAGATTTAGTAAAAGGAGAATAA
- the ruvB gene encoding Holliday junction branch migration DNA helicase RuvB, which produces MSDRFTDLSEHIAEDSIGNNLRPRTFDDYIGQAKLKEAMQLYINAAKMRNENVDHILLYGPPGLGKTSLAYVVANEMGRSIKITSGPVLDKSGDLASILSSLEDGDVLFIDEIHRLNTNVEEILYPAMEDGEIDILIGKGHAAKSIRIELPRFTLIGATTNAGNLSRPLRDRFGVSHRMEYYTDDELGLIIKRGASILNIAYEEDAIDIMAKRSRGTPRLANRLLKRARDYAMIKGNGIIDAKSVLGILEMLEIDEYGLDAMDRSIIYKIIENYNGGPVGLETLSLLLGEDKRTVEEVYEPYLIKQGLLKRTSRGRVVTDKAYRHLGLVAD; this is translated from the coding sequence ATGAGCGATAGATTTACTGACTTATCAGAACATATAGCAGAAGATAGTATAGGGAATAATTTAAGACCTAGAACTTTTGATGACTATATAGGTCAGGCTAAATTAAAGGAAGCAATGCAACTTTATATAAATGCAGCCAAAATGAGAAATGAAAATGTAGACCACATACTTTTATATGGTCCACCTGGTCTTGGTAAGACCTCATTAGCATATGTTGTTGCTAATGAAATGGGTAGAAGTATAAAAATAACTTCAGGGCCTGTTTTAGATAAGTCAGGAGATTTAGCTTCTATATTATCTTCATTAGAAGATGGAGATGTATTATTTATTGATGAAATACATAGATTAAATACTAATGTTGAAGAAATACTTTACCCTGCTATGGAAGACGGGGAAATAGATATATTAATTGGTAAAGGACATGCTGCAAAAAGCATAAGAATAGAATTGCCTAGATTTACTTTAATAGGGGCAACAACTAATGCAGGAAATTTATCAAGACCTTTAAGAGATAGATTTGGTGTTTCACATAGAATGGAATATTATACTGATGATGAATTAGGTTTAATAATTAAAAGAGGAGCTAGTATTTTAAATATTGCATATGAAGAAGATGCAATAGATATTATGGCTAAAAGAAGTAGGGGAACACCAAGACTTGCCAATAGACTATTAAAAAGAGCAAGAGATTATGCAATGATCAAAGGAAATGGTATAATAGATGCAAAGTCGGTTTTAGGAATACTTGAAATGTTAGAAATAGATGAATATGGTTTAGATGCCATGGACAGAAGTATAATATATAAAATAATAGAAAACTATAATGGTGGACCTGTTGGACTTGAAACCTTATCTTTATTGTTAGGAGAAGATAAAAGAACGGTTGAAGAAGTTTATGAACCTTATTTAATTAAACAAGGTCTACTTAAAAGAACAAGTAGGGGTCGTGTAGTAACTGATAAAGCATATAGACACTTAGGTTTGGTGGCAGACTAA
- a CDS encoding RsmE family RNA methyltransferase — MLSIVIEKENKIDDNIIINNVSDIKHIVNVYRLNVGDEIRVVDNEFEYLTNIVKISKKEVLLKVKSKDIDKYSLNIDIDIAIGIIKNDKMKLLIKKLTEIGVNNIIPLKTERVIVKINEKKEKWEEVVKEAMKQCRAVKKTNLTEIQSLRDLDIDKYDKIVFMYENSNESLKLHEAVSSKDKKVLCIIGPEGGFSQKEVEFMKNKGFLEINLGNRILRVETAAILVASVLAHNYGY; from the coding sequence ATGCTTAGTATAGTAATTGAAAAAGAAAATAAAATAGATGATAATATAATAATAAATAATGTAAGCGATATTAAACATATAGTTAATGTTTATAGACTAAATGTAGGCGATGAAATAAGAGTTGTAGACAATGAATTTGAGTATTTAACTAATATAGTAAAAATTTCTAAAAAAGAAGTTTTACTTAAAGTTAAATCAAAAGATATTGATAAATATAGCCTAAATATAGATATAGATATTGCTATAGGAATAATAAAAAATGATAAAATGAAACTTCTTATAAAAAAATTAACTGAAATAGGAGTTAATAATATAATACCACTTAAAACGGAAAGAGTAATTGTTAAAATCAATGAAAAAAAAGAAAAATGGGAAGAAGTAGTTAAAGAAGCCATGAAACAATGTAGAGCGGTTAAAAAAACTAATTTAACTGAGATACAAAGTTTAAGAGATTTAGACATAGATAAATATGATAAAATAGTGTTTATGTATGAGAACTCTAATGAAAGTCTTAAATTACATGAAGCAGTAAGTTCAAAAGATAAAAAAGTTTTATGTATTATAGGACCAGAAGGTGGCTTTAGTCAAAAAGAAGTAGAATTTATGAAAAATAAAGGATTTTTAGAAATAAATTTAGGTAACAGAATATTAAGAGTAGAAACTGCTGCTATATTAGTAGCATCAGTACTAGCACATAATTACGGTTATTAG
- a CDS encoding LytR C-terminal domain-containing protein produces MRKIIGILMLMGLLSCGTNDKIHADRLSFSNDKYYVYYNEEVIEIPKGTYITKDNKIDDYFFSFFGKHVKDEKKLLSDLSKYFPHGIKAIDTSNEVPSTSVEIPTMKLEDRNVIDSIRLANILSGGDGKALIVVDQTSDIVDVKETVALDPTTSLKGKSVTILNANGLNGSASKLGEKLKTELEIMYNAENYKERRKATYILNNKLTDEELVKLISILGIKYVRLETKETNLYPESDAVVILGDDRKANLPIKIYSTTGVSELKEALKAYNPTVYKAKSGQGIVGITIKYSPEDIFIANKLSSLIPGSKLEKDENLKNKIEITTNR; encoded by the coding sequence ATGAGAAAAATTATTGGAATATTAATGTTAATGGGATTATTATCATGTGGAACTAATGATAAAATTCATGCAGATAGATTATCATTTTCTAATGATAAATATTATGTTTATTATAACGAAGAAGTTATTGAAATACCAAAAGGTACATATATTACAAAGGATAATAAAATAGATGACTATTTCTTTAGTTTCTTTGGAAAACATGTTAAAGATGAAAAAAAATTATTATCAGATTTATCAAAATATTTTCCACATGGGATAAAAGCAATAGATACTTCTAATGAAGTACCTAGTACATCAGTTGAAATTCCTACTATGAAATTAGAAGATAGAAATGTAATTGATAGTATAAGATTAGCAAATATATTGTCAGGTGGAGACGGTAAAGCCTTGATAGTAGTAGATCAAACTTCTGATATAGTTGACGTTAAAGAAACTGTAGCATTAGATCCTACTACATCATTAAAAGGAAAAAGTGTAACAATATTAAATGCTAATGGTTTAAATGGTTCTGCTAGTAAATTAGGAGAAAAATTAAAAACTGAATTAGAGATAATGTATAATGCTGAAAACTATAAAGAAAGAAGAAAAGCAACATACATACTTAATAATAAATTAACAGATGAAGAATTAGTTAAACTTATAAGTATATTAGGTATAAAATATGTAAGATTAGAAACAAAAGAAACTAATTTATACCCTGAATCTGACGCAGTTGTTATTTTAGGTGATGATAGAAAAGCTAATTTACCTATTAAAATATACTCAACTACTGGTGTTTCAGAATTAAAAGAAGCATTAAAGGCATATAATCCAACAGTTTATAAAGCAAAATCAGGACAAGGAATAGTGGGGATAACTATAAAATATAGTCCAGAAGATATATTTATAGCTAATAAATTATCATCATTAATACCTGGTTCTAAACTAGAAAAAGATGAAAATTTAAAAAATAAAATAGAAATAACAACAAACAGATAG
- the rsfS gene encoding ribosome silencing factor, protein MLDIKLRVDKIVEVIEGKKAQDIKVYNMINKTPYYDYSIICTGSSSRNVLAILDAVKSEIDIIKSIEGHNEGEWVLVDGGDIIINIFTKDAREYYQLDELYGEI, encoded by the coding sequence ATGTTAGATATAAAATTAAGAGTAGATAAAATAGTAGAAGTTATAGAAGGCAAAAAAGCACAAGATATAAAAGTATACAACATGATTAATAAAACGCCATATTATGACTATTCTATAATATGTACAGGATCATCAAGTAGAAATGTTTTAGCAATATTAGATGCAGTAAAATCAGAAATAGATATTATAAAAAGTATAGAAGGACATAACGAAGGAGAATGGGTACTAGTAGATGGTGGAGATATAATAATTAATATTTTTACAAAAGATGCTAGGGAGTACTATCAATTAGATGAACTTTATGGAGAAATATAA